The nucleotide sequence tctctatttattatattttttgcatTGCAGACACAATAATGGGTAGTTATTTTTACTGTTCGAAGTTTAACTCTATCTCTATACTTTttgcctaaaatgcaaaaaaaGGGTAAAAATCTTTATTTAAGAACAATAAccataaattttgtttttcttgaaaaacACTTCACCAGAGTTACCTTAATTTCAgtatatgatattttaatatgCATTTATCAAGATTCATACAATACAAAtaatttcacttttattaatATAACAGCACACTATATGTAGTGcataaaataacaacattattcAACTGAAACTCAAGTACAAACTCACGAATACATGAACATAATAATCCTCACTCAGACTTAATTACAGGCACACACataaatcattttcttttttagcactaaaaattgaataataaaacatGTGATATTATGCTATgcagtttgtttttgtaaaataaaaacaagatataGATGTACATGCTTTGACTTAAATACAAGCAAGTAACATGAGTAACAAGGACTTGCAGATACATTTTAAAGAGTAGGAATaaagtaaataattattgtaaataaattaattaaagaaaaTTTGCATGTACAATTATGAAATTATCACAGGAAGCACTTACtgcaaaaaaaagtcaaatacatgtaacaatagCAGCAATTtcaatcaaaatcataaaaatacgcAAATAAGACAAAATTTCTCAAAGCATTTAGTTGCATCCAAGCTTGCCACACAAGTTTTCAAAAGCATtccagaaaaaatatataaatcattccATCATTACCGGTAAATAaattcatttgattttgaaaagttCTCATGATCATACGTATATAGATTTTGACATTCGTTCCAAAAGTAAAACAATGcaacaaaactttttaaataaaactttaaacattgAACATTTGTCATACAGTACTTAAACAATAAATAATTGTAATCTTAGAAAATCTCATCCATACATTGtagaaacatacatgtatcttccTTTTTCATAAAAAGGACACTTAACATCTTATGATGCTAATTATTTGCAGCACCTGATTAAGTAgcgtaataaaatattttatatggctTAACAAAAGGATCTTGACAGGTGCTTATCCCCAGAATCAGATTTATGCACTAATTTACATTATTCATATGCAGCTTTCAGGAGACTGCTAATTTGCACCATCTTGTCTgccaattagaaaaaaaaagttatgtaaaGATAAggttaatacatgtatgtcaatgTTTCACATTCTGATCatgataacaatgaaatatcttGAACTATTTCATAACAAGGAAATATTCTGATTTAGTTTAGATACACACATATTCCAAGTAAACAttcacaaaatttatttaaatctttCCTATATACATGATGTAGGTTCGAAATATTCAGgctacatttttgtatttaaacattttgaatgtTCTAGATCTATACAAATTCAATTCTAAAAGTAAGGATTCAACATTACAATATCTCAGTCAATCTGCCTTGAAGGCAACATAACCTCAGCCAAAATTGAAAGTTCTTTttcatcctgttttttttttcttctcaaacattgtcaaatgttttacatttttggcCGCTGATTCAAGGTTTCGGTCAGATCATTTTCATGATTATGAAGGTTATTCAAGCAACACATGACAATACCTTATGCATACAGATATCTTTTTTAAACCATCACAatgaaatatcattttgttttaaaaatgtgtcaattactctaataaaattgagaatggaaatggggaatgttccaaagagacaacaacccgaccatagaaaaaaacaacagcagaaggtcttcaatgtagcgagaaattcccgcacccggaggcgtccttcaactggcccctaaacattaCTTTAAAAGTACTAGCTAAAATTATAACAGAAGTGGCACTTTTGGAATCACAGACTGATtgctttataatttaaataaataacttttatGCATTTTGATACAGTAAACGTGAAAAACAATAATTGTAACAAAATTATCTATTTAAGGAGCAGCAATTTAAATATGTAGTgacaaagaagaaaaagaaaggcCATTTTtacataaaactaaaaaaatcggCAGATTGTGCAAGAAATCAAGCAAAACATGGTACCATgtcttttgtcattttgttttcctCAGAACCAATCTGAAGAGTGAAGAATCAGTCCTTTTCAACTCAATTTTACAGTTTGTTTCAAGGTTGTGTGCACTACATGTATTTGTCATGTACAGtaatttgaaatccaaaattgaagtaaaaatatAAGCAACAtgtaaatttgaatttttacaaagaaaaccatagtattttcttttaaatctatttgttatattttattttggatCCCATTTTTTTGTATTCTATACATTTGAGGtcttattttctcttttttttgccGTTTAAAATCTTCTCTTTTTGCcgggtcctactaaaatgtgcCTGGGTAAAGAAAAAGCGCCCAGAGAAGAAAATATAGCGCCCGTGGaacagaaaaagcgcccggggaaaatatatagatattttattggtATGAGACAACTTTGTTAAGTTAtggacattgattttttttttttttttagacaagtaATTCGCAAATTCAGATAaagacatttgtaataaagcacagaaataagtatgaatatttcaattttaacaataatatatgaatactatttcgaaagactgataataatggatcacaatttatgcggaagatttataacatgtaagacatcaaaagacatgtttttcaaaaacggtatcaaaatgaaaaatttataagACAACTCAAATTTCACTGATAAATATtagtttaatcaaaattaaaagaggtacacataataaatcagcaaaaaaagcagtactatacatgtaccatagttaaaacaagggggtaaaaagcaggtgtttggtttaaatttaagtcTAAGTAAATATTATACCTCAGGCACCTATTATTTTCAGTAACAAAATATACCATTATAcattttgatcgaggacaatgtctttcatgattcttctatatactcttatttatatttatttacttacttatatacaattttgaaatctaaaatgtaaaagtacaaCAACACTTTAGATGTAGCATCGTACATATCCCCATTTATATCAAGAACAAAACAAGCAGtgattagttattttttaaggaaaaaaaagattgttataaaatattataattttcttctcccgggcgctaattttcttcTCCTGACGCTAATTTTCCTTCTTCAGGCGTTAATTTtccttctccgggcgctttttcttttccccgggtgCTCACGGGCGTTTTTTAGTAGGACTGTTTTTGCCCatcattttctattctttataaacCCCATCCAGATCGTTGTGTATCTTCAAACTTTTTTAGTACTTTTAAAACTGTGATCATGTTGGTTCATCAGCAGTAAAATTGTACATAAAATTGATTctctgttaaatatatataagtaaatgttgaagagctatatatatGAATCAAGTGTGTTTAATTGCCATGTTGAAAGTGAATAGCTATGAATCATGAAGGTTTCAAAGTGGAAATTTACCAACAAGTGTATATATATAGCTCTTGAACCAGGTGAGCTCAGTCAGTAAtttcaaagatgtataaaaaaaaaatctaaacataGATCTCGTTTTTCATGTCTTTTGACCAATAAAACTCAAGGTTAAAATTATCATGTACAAATATTTGAAtggaaaatacaaacaaaaattttgaattcccgtccttataaataaaatattcactGTAAATTGCAGGTACCAGTTTGTAAGTGTTCATTCTCTTCCATCTCTTCCTGACCTGAAGTGTCATTTGTATTTAAGTGACTAACATCTAAAAAGGATTTAATTTTTTCAGCTTCGGACATCCATACTTGAGCCTGTTTTGATAGTAATTTTTTTCTCCTACTACTAGAGTCCTCCTTTAAATATGTGATAACAGTCTTTAAGCCAAGTTCATAATGTGTTAATGCTTTTTCATATTCTTCATTTGATTCCTCTATTTCGGCAGCTTTGATAACTTTAAGTGCTGCTTGAAGTTCTTCATCATCCTTTGATAAATCCAATAGCTCTTCCATAGGATCTGACGAAACGCTTCTTCTCATTTCAGAATCTTTTTTGGGTCTTATCATCTTTTTAAGTTCTTCTGCTCTATTCATATATTCCTTTACTTTTTTTCTGAGTGCCTCTTTCTTGTTCTCACACTTTTCATAATGTATTGCTGGCATAAAATATTCAAGCGATTCACAGTAAAGTTTTATGGCATTGCTATAATTTTCCTTTGTATCTTCAGTAACAGCATCTTTAACAACTGAAACTGCTTTTTGAAGACTTGATGATGAAGGTGAATGTTCTATATCAATAAATGAATGTTTGGCTAGCTCTTCATATGTTATGCGTTTATCTGGATCCCTTTGTAACAGTCTAGTTATAACGTCTCCACAATCCTCACTTACATTTACACCATATGGCAACTCAACAGGCTTGTCATTCCAAATCTTTGCCCCAAGTTCTTGGAAAGATTTTGAAGCAAATGGTGCTCTACCAAATAAACATTCATACAAAATCACTCCTATAGACCAGAGGTCAACTCGAGCATCATATGTTTTCTGACAAATAATCTCTGGAGCCATGTATAACGGTGATCCTTTCATAACACTTTCTTTATCTCCATCAAACATATGTTTAGCAAAGCCAAAATCAGCAATTTTAACGGTAGGATTTGAAGATGAAGTCAATAACACATTCTGTGGTTTTAAATCCATGTGAGCAACATTGTGTTCTCGTAAATATAACATAGCACTTACAAGCTGTTTTAAAAATTTCTTAACAACTCTTTCCGGTAACGTTCTCTTTGTCCTGATAAATCTGGATAAATCACCTCCACTACAAAACTCCAtaataagaaatatatatttttcatcccACTGAAAATCATACAATTCCACAATATTTTGATGCTTTAATTTCTTAAGAAGTTCAATTTCTCGGAGTAAATTTTCAGTTGAGGCTTTGTTCAAGCCACTCTTCAGAACACATTTAATAGCAACAACATCTCTGCCTCCTGTCTTCTTATAAGCTTTGTAAACAGTAGCATATGTTCCACTACCAAGCTTTTCTGTGAAAACAAACCCTTCTAGAGATGGGAAAAGATTCCCAGTATTAGTTCTCGCTGAACATGGTCTAGAGCTGCTTGGTCTGGACATTGTTCTTATACCTATTAAAGtaaagaataagaatatttaacTGACATAAAAGCAAATTCAAGtcaaacaacataaaaatacCCATATGATTTCAAAGCTTAcactatatacatttttatttaacaaagATATATTATCTGATTCATCACATATTCTTCATGTCTTAAAGAGTTGACAGACTGACAGACCCTCATTTTTTACTTGAATGAACAAATGACTAAGACAAATTATGAAATCCATAAGAATTTGGTCTCTGACATCGAAAATTTTCCcttgtttaaacatgttaaaggaaaacaatatttcttGTAATCTGATTGGCAGGGGTTTGAAATATAAGTTCAATGAGTGACCAAAAACGCATTGATTCATGATTGCTAATAGTGTACaggttaattatcagtgttggtTGGTCAAGGAgttgatatttgaattctttgattatggttcttttttttgttacattggccaataaatctaaattaaggtggtacctaacactacagggagataactctgtaaagtcagctaaacattttaattacgttgtgttgtaaagggaatattaagattctcaatgatcaaaattggtgtttatcaaactgctatataCAGTAAAActgtaaccagtgtaatttttctgataaattggttggttcaaatgtttctaaaattttatatttttgtcgaaAAGTCAtggtaaatactttgacaaaattgtataaaatttaaacgaatcaaattaattttagttaaagtgttgggtaccaccttaaaaacaAATTGGTGTAAACAGTATTTTATTATGAATAGTTTAATACAAGTATAATTATAAACACATTCACAattaggattcagaaacaagcaaccAGTGCTTATATTAATCTGTCTCCTTAAATACAAATTGAACAAAGAATCATaaaaggattgtaatttagtGATTTGAATGTCCTTTGCAGGGCCCAgcttgaaccctgaacagttggggaaaatatactgacatcagacttggactgttcatgaaatgaaatttaatgtgcatattgttatgcgtttacttttctacattggctaggggtatagggggagggttgtgatctcataaacatgtttaaccccaccgcaattttgcgcctgtcccaagtcaggagcctctggcctttgttagtcttgtattatttttaattttagtttcttgtgtacaatttggagttaagtatggcgtccattatcactgaactcgtatatatatttgtttattggccagctgaaggacgcctccgggtgtggggatttcttgctgcattgaagacctgttggtgaccttcggctgttgtctgttctatggtggggttattgtctctttgacacatactccattaccattctcaattttattcaagctggatacagctctgaatttggattgtgattaaatagttgacacatcataggtttctgacacagaatgaatgtggtctaagaacttaaaatttttaaattggacatttaccttttatggtccaatatcaaaaatctaaatacatggttagattcagcatgtcaaagaactCCAATGCAAGAATTcagtttttaatgaaattgaaaaaagttcaattttggaccctttagacctcaatgtggaccaatttgataactgggcccaaaAGCCCCAAATGTCAAAAATCCAAAtaaatggttagattcagcatatcaaagaacccatatacattgtattcatttttttgttgaaatcaaacaaagtttaattttggaccccgatttggaccaacttgaaaactgggcccataatcaaaaatttaagtacatgttcagattcagcatatctaataaccccaagaattcaatttttgttaaaatcaacctaagtttaattttggacactttggacCTTCATGtaaactaatttgaaaacaggaccaaaaattaagaatctatatacatgattagatttggcatatcaaagacccccaataatttaattttttattaaatcaagaaatgtttttaattttggacccttttggcgcttaattcctaaactgttgggaccaaaatctccaaaaacaatcccaacctttctttagtggttataaaccttgtgttaaaattttattgatttctatttacttatactaaagttattatctagAAATCATCTGTCTCCTAACAAAGCCGACGCCGATGTGATACATAAtgtaccaatatacgaccaaatttttaaaaaattttgcggttgtatagaaaaaaatatattttgaaaatcacTAAAGAGATCTATACTTTTAattaatgctaaaattgaaatttataagaaatttattgaaaaaatttgTTAAGCTGGCCTGAAGGGACACAAGTATCAGTTGATCAAAGTTACTTCAACTGAAAAATTCAAATCTCTAGTTGTGGCTTGACAACTTTGTCATGCATGTGCTCAGAGatatgaaaaacatgaaaaaggcaaaaaaacaacaacacactTTCTATAGGACATAACAATGATTTAAGAAATAAAGTATATAAGGTGTTTTAAAGTAGATGAATAAATAAACAGGTCTTTAATTTCACATGAAATGTTGTTCCCCAAAATCTCTCCCTCAGCTGTCATAGTTGAGGGGGAGATCTTCCTCTTTGAAGGTTTCAGAGGTAGGCAGGTACACATGTTTGTGCAAGACAGTCATTTTTTGTTCTCTTGTTAtcatttcttatttatttatgtatatatatgtatgaaaataTCCATCCTTGTTCAGTAGGTAAGTCATGAGAGCACAGTGACGAAAACAGGCTGAGAAAACCGCACTAAAGAGAAAACCTGCACATTGGGATAATTCGTGCCAACAGGCCTTACGATTGAGGATTGAggacaaatatataaataaagatgaAAACCATATATTTGGTTGTGATATTTAAAGGCACTGGCTACgtttacatggaaatgtaacattaataaaaatattattgttacattggagactaaatgccggaatgcatggctgggtaaggacctgtttaattacgaatgtaacgataattattgaggctaaggttacattgcgttattgttacatgaaacactgcaatgtacgatgggactacaaattttgaattactaaggcttttctacctcaggcatagattacctaagctgaatttggcaaaacttttaggaattttggtcctcaatgctcttcaacttcctactttatttggcctttttaacatttttggattcaagcatctctgatgagtcttttgtaaacgaaatgcGTCTGgggtatatacaaaatttagtactTGTATCTATAATGAggttatttacaaccactgggttaatgccactgctggtggagatttatttcacgagggtatcaccagcccagtagtcagcactttttgtgctgacataaattatcattgatatggttatatttataaattaaatgttaacaaaattttgaatatttgaaatactaaggcttttctacctcaggaatagattaccttagctggatttggcaaaacttttaggaattttggtcctcgatgctcttcaacttcgtactttatttggcctttttacacTCCTtatcttgagtagtatctttaagaacatcaaaaccattaatatgtaaaactattcaagttacacaccatttgttgaataataatattaattatttatcagtattacaagtattgtttagtacatatgaaagaattaagtAATACAATTaaagaagatttaagtttaataaatctagcttacattgctgtttttcatgtaacaataacgtaaaGTAACCATatagcctcagtaattattgctacattcgtaattaatcggttccttgcccaactttgcattccggcaattagtctctgatgtaacaataatatttttattattgttacatttccatgtaaccgtagccagtccTATATTTAAATGTGTTTGGTGGTGAAATGACCTACAGAAAAAACCTTACAAGGATAATTTGGACATTATTTCTTTCTCATCTTAGAATGTTAGATTGCTAACCCCTGTAAGCATGGTAAGTATTAGGGATCCAGTATGAGGATGGACAAACCTATCCTGCCTAtatagatacatatatatatatatatacatgtacatgtaacatgtaagtgaaagtataattaaaaaaaggagatgtgttTTGATTGCCATTTAGACACTTTAATATCAATCAAGCCAAATTATAAACCAAAGAAAAATGTGAGAACAATTACATGTCACTGTTAGCCCTgtccttcaacaataagcaaaacacaTAACATATACTGCAAGATCATTGAATAgcttatatggatagtcgaccttccaatgaatagaaacaagtgcctgtgtcagCCTGTGGCTGTGTAAATAATAATCTTATATATCTAAAACTGACAGAAATTTATATTGGTTGGTGTTttggtagtccaaataattatgacgtctggcagggctattttaatttttttttctgggacgccttcctcccagaaaaaaaataaataaaatagccaGTGTTTTGGCAGTGCTGGAGGGTTAAAAGTGTTTGGCTTTTGTTACGGAATGGCCTTGTACCAATTTCATAAATTGTCAGATTCAATATCAGCAATATTCGTACCATCAAAGATATATCATGACAAAAACAAACTGTGTAATAATCATGTGAGGAAAAAGGTTTCTTGAACGACCGTGAATCGGTTTCGTTTTAGATTTTCAGGTAAATATCCGGTTAGACAGATGCATCTGTTAACCATAAAAGAAACTGACAATAACagatcatacaaatatgacaatGTACCACAATggaaaaaaagacacaaaacgACATGATTATCGGTGAATTCTAGTTTCTGTTATCTGAAAACAAATACTGGATTGTGTAAAAAATAGTTATTTTACTGTCTATAATGGATTTTAATGGCACAACACTTCCACTTATTGTCCAGCACAAGATCTTTGAAGGCTGACAGGTAACACCTGATAAacctatgaatattcaattaacACTTAACACAATATTTTTCACCCTGTTTCATTCTTAAAATGCCGCACTATCtctcacaaattctaaaatgcaTACTTGATACATTAGACCtcaatttattaaagaaaagCATCATGTATTAACTTTTTGATTAAGAAATTCAAACAATTCTTCTGGACacaattaatgataaaaaaaaactcttgctCCTTTGtgtcattaaataaaatatcaccgaaaatgtactgttttcgatgaaattaaacaatttgGCTTTGAAAAATGCCACCTAGTGCCTAGGGTTTTTAGCTACTAAATACAGTAAGCCGCTGGTTTCCCTCTTGTCAACATGTCCAGACTATTTTTCATATAAATGGTCGTGAGCATGTCTTATTCAAATTCCTATTCATACCTTTTATATTTGTAGATGAATTAAAACCGTTATTTTCTCAGTCTTCTTctttttttgaatatatataatgaaaaccTACATTATGATCtactctttagtcgggttgttgtctctatatatgccatattccccatttctattctcaatttaattAAATTGTGTGAATCAAAACTTATTTTACATCAGCTGTGTAACTTCTTTAGGTTTAAATATTACAACAAGATAATTGTTATTCATTTGAAAATCAGTTATAATGAAAATTTCATAAGTATATTGAAAAGCAGGAAGACAATCACAAGACATCCCAATTATAATGAGAAGTTTTAAACAGGTTGTTACAATACTAGTTGGACTTACTTTAGAtgaagctaatactaacaatgaccactgccctttcctcgatcttgatatctatatcattaacgggaagcttaatacaaaaatttgtgataaaagagatgatttttcattttctatcgttaattatccatttttagatggtgacattcccttgtcaccatcttatggtgtttatatttctcaacttgtacgattcgctcgtgtatgtaataacgtattagattttatcgagagaaatttatgtattactgaaaaattattacaccataatatcataaactagtcaaaacatttaatcaGTCAGTCtaattgaggtctggagatggcatgtcagttaactgctagtagtctgttgttatttatgtattattgtcattttataatttcttttgttacatcttctgacatcggactcggacttctcttgaactgaattttgatgtacgtattgttatgcgtttacttttctacattggcaagaggtatagggggatggtTGACAGATCtcaataacatgtttaaccccgccgcaattttgcgcctatcccaagtcaggagcctctggtctttgttagtcttgtaaagtttttaaattttagtttcttgtgtataattcggagtttagtatgacgtccattatcactgtaccatTAAACATATTgtttaagggaccagctgaaggacgcctacgggtgcgggagtttctcgttacattgaagacccactggtggccttctgctgttgtctactctattatcgggttgttgtcgcttttaCACATTACccttttcctttctcaattttagtatatTATATGGAAGAAAAAAATACGCCTGTACAAAGTGGCAGATATAAATTAGAATTTTCAAAACTATTGATGCAGACAATTTATCACATATGTTAACAAAAAGAG is from Mytilus galloprovincialis chromosome 6, xbMytGall1.hap1.1, whole genome shotgun sequence and encodes:
- the LOC143079781 gene encoding serine/threonine-protein kinase ULK3-like; translated protein: MSRPSSSRPCSARTNTGNLFPSLEGFVFTEKLGSGTYATVYKAYKKTGGRDVVAIKCVLKSGLNKASTENLLREIELLKKLKHQNIVELYDFQWDEKYIFLIMEFCSGGDLSRFIRTKRTLPERVVKKFLKQLVSAMLYLREHNVAHMDLKPQNVLLTSSSNPTVKIADFGFAKHMFDGDKESVMKGSPLYMAPEIICQKTYDARVDLWSIGVILYECLFGRAPFASKSFQELGAKIWNDKPVELPYGVNVSEDCGDVITRLLQRDPDKRITYEELAKHSFIDIEHSPSSSSLQKAVSVVKDAVTEDTKENYSNAIKLYCESLEYFMPAIHYEKCENKKEALRKKVKEYMNRAEELKKMIRPKKDSEMRRSVSSDPMEELLDLSKDDEELQAALKVIKAAEIEESNEEYEKALTHYELGLKTVITYLKEDSSSRRKKLLSKQAQVWMSEAEKIKSFLDVSHLNTNDTSGQEEMEENEHLQTGTCNLQ